The window ATAACACTTCCCCTCCCCTTTCTAACACCCTCAAGTTCTTACTTCCATTTTTTCgatttaaaaaacaaaaagctttcttttgattttaatgcTTCAGGTTCTGCGGAAACCACACCCAAAGATCTAATGGACAATGGATTCCTTGCCCTATCCACCCTTCTCAGTATATACAATACAACCTCATGCTCACTTTGTTTTTACCatacatatttttactttatttactttttttgTATTTGCCATTTTTTAATAGCTCTGTGCTGGAAGAGAATCTCCAAAGTCACCTTAAGCGATGCCCATTTTACAAACAAGCTCAATCTTTATTACTTCAGCCTTATTACCAAGAAGGGATCAATGCTGGTAAAGAACAACAAGGGGACCAGAATTTTAGTTCAGAGATGAAGAGAAATGCTGTTCATTCAATGACCCCTTTTCAattctcccttttgattaataaaATCAAGTCTCTTCATGCTTCTCTATGTAATGACATCCGTGATTCTTTCAAGATTCCACAAGCGTGTGACATTTGGACTAATCGACAAGTGGACCGGTGTTCTTTACTATCATACTACTCTTTTGTATGTGTTTTGAGCATTTTATGTTACCTTTAATCCAATGTTATCTTATTTTTCCAGCCCCGTTTTTTTCAGGACTTTACCTTTTCAAGAAAAACATGTAATGCAGCAAGCCTCAATTCTTGGGAATCTAGAAGAATTTGGGGTTCTTAAAGTTAAGTTAGAAACATCagtggatgatgatgatggtgttCCTGCAGTTGTTGAGTTTGGAGCGGGGAGAGGGTACTTGACGCAAGTTCTGACCGACTGTTATGGAATTGACAAGATTTTATTGGTCGAACGCAAATCATACAAGCTCAAGGTCAGGCGAGAAGTATAAAGATCATGCCTTTATGTTTTGTTGTGTCATAAATGTTATATCTATCAATCACCTTGGTGTTTATGATTCATGAATTATGTATAGGCTGATCGGAGTCTGCGACAGAAAGAGAGTGTTACACTAGAGCGGTTGAGAATTGACAGTAAGGGCTTTATTAACCTTTTATTTTATctgagtaaaaaaaaaattaacccttTCCTCGCTATGAACTATTTCTTTTTGGCTCTACTTTCTCTATTTTGATCTTTTGTTACTTTTGTTCGGATTCTCTGGCGATGCTATATAAGTTGATATGGGTTCCTCTTTTGCAATGATCTCATTCTATCACTTTTTGATCCTTAGCATATTTGTTTTTAGTCTCTGAATGATTGTGGTTATGCTGCATTATCAAGTTGTGATGCCTATGTAGTGTCATTGGTTAACTGCATTGCAGCTTCTATTGGAGTATTTGTGTTGTATTTGACAAAGCTGTTTGATTTTAGAATCGGGATTGTTTCTTAAAATACATGTGTGACATGCAgagaattatttttattttagaagaCCATTACTTTTTGCAGTTTCATATTTTAGCCAACTGAATAATTCTTGTGCTACTAGGATGAATTAAGTGATTTCCTGTCAATTTATTGACTGTTGAGTGATAAACAAGTAAACTATGAACTGTGTGTCACCCACTCGAATTTAGTTGACTCGTCTATCACCATTTACTCATCTTGCTAGCTTCACTAGGTCATTCCTATGAGTCTGTGCAATGAAATATATTGGGCTCAACAATATCTAGCGATAAACTTCGGAGTCCCAAAATGAAAGCTAAGGATCTGACAAGAAACTGAAATACTCTTCTCCTgtcaaaaagaaattgaaatcctTTTCAATAAATGAGCAAGTTTTACAGCATCTTTTTGCCGTCATTGTTAAGCACTACTAATAAACAGCTATGAGCATACAAGGACGGAAGAGACTTAAACGAATCTTGTCGCTCTGACTCACTTGATGATCATCTTCCTCTACTTTAAAggtagcccggtgcactaagctcccactatgcgcggggtccgggaaggccggaccacaagggcCTATtttacgcagtcttaccctgcatttctggaagaggttgtttccacggctcgaaccgtGAGATCACACGGCAACAACTTTACCCGTTCCATCTTCCTCTACTTCATTACTTTGAATTAGCGGTTTTTAATTTTTGCAGTTGAGGACCTAAAATTGGATGCTGTTGAGAGCTTACAAGGAGTTCCTTATCTGGCAATTGGTAAACATCTTTGTGGGCCTGCTACAGGTACTTCTTTTCTTTCTGCTATAAGAAAAAGAACATAACCGTGCCCTTACACAGTCAATTTGATTCTTCTTCAGGCCAGTTTTACTTTATGAACTAATACAATAAGCAAATTGATGCAGATATGACTTTAAGATGTTGTATCAGGGAACAGTGTGATGATTCTCCTTCTGAATCGACTTGCCCCATGATTGGCCTAGCTATAGCTACATGTTGTCATCATCTTTGTCAGTGGAAGCATTACATAAGTAATCTGCCTTCTGCCCGCTCTCCTTTCATGCTACTTTCTGTTGCACATATCAGTTTTGACCCCGTCTAGTTTCTCCTAAAAAAATGCTCTTTCGTTAGCCTAACTTTGTGACTTATCGAAATTCGTGAATGATACGTACCGCAGATAAGCAATATATGTTGAATTCGGGAATCAGCAAGGATGATTTCAATGCCATGACATGGTTTACCAGCTGGGCCGTCGATGCAGATCATGGGTCAGACCTCAGTGGCACTGATTGGTCTTTTGATCTACAGATCAGGTATGGTCTTTCTATTTGTATTATTCAGAGGTTTCTTCACTTGCCAcattttctcttttcttgctcCTAAAATGACTCTTATAAGGTATGTCCTCTACATGTGGTTCACAGGGAAAATGAGCATGTAGAATCAGATCTAAATACATATGAAGTCAAAGACATGGTGAAGAATATGAAGGCTGTGGATAGAGCCGTTGTAGGGTTGATGTGTAAGGATATTATAGATGTTGGGAGGTTTATGTGGCTCAAGGAACATGGACTTGAATGTGAGCTTGTCAAGTATGTTCAGTCAAATATCTCTCCAGAAAACCGTTTGTTGGTTGCGAGGCAGAAAAGCTGAGTGTTAACATGCTGCTGTACACTGCatttgtacaacaacaacaaactaaatgtaatcccacaagtggggtttggggtgGGTAATGTATATgtagaccttactcctaccttgtgaaggtagagaggctgtttccggtaCACTGCATTTGTATCCCTCAGATATTTAGCTTTCTCAAACCTGTAGGTCTAATTCACAATTTGATAATGTATTCTGGATATCAGCATTTTTTGAGTAGATGTGTTTTAGAGGTCATATCCTTTGACATTTTGTTCCTGTTTTaggcaaaagaaagaaaaaaaaatagcggttgTAATTTCTATGTTGACAGGTAGTGACTATACCACTTACATATCGAACAGATCTTGCTCTCAATGGAGTTATTTCGATATAACCTAGGAACTTACAGAATACCGAACTTGGATAATCGGTAGAAGAATGATTGGCTAGATCATTTGCCTCATTGTGGAAGAACCCCTTTCTATGCTATGTTTCCAATAAAAAGCCGTCTGGTGTAACCTCACGGCCACTTTCTTTCCTAGAGCTTGCAGCTATTATCTTCGCTTTTTAGATATGGTGATATTTTAATGAAGTGAATATTATTAGCaaaaggcatcaagaagatgcagatGTTACAAAGAAACAGAAAGTatcaacccaaaaatatcaacaaaagatCTATCATAAGACTAAGGAACTGATAAATTCCAAAAAGGTTCAGATATGGTGACATTACTTGTATTTGAATCTTCTTCTGCTTTTGTTGCCTTACCAACGatattgaagagctctcaatttgGAGATGTCCTAATACCTTAAATTGAACTTGGAAGAGGGAATTTGAGCTTGTGTTGGTGTCATGGTGAAACAATTATAATGGCCATTTCGACGAAGAAGACCACACCATGTTCTACATTTCAGTTAGACCAA is drawn from Nicotiana tabacum cultivar K326 chromosome 22, ASM71507v2, whole genome shotgun sequence and contains these coding sequences:
- the LOC107824039 gene encoding tRNA:m(4)X modification enzyme TRM13 yields the protein METRCNFWLPKKKRFCANTLLKDSEFCGNHTQRSNGQWIPCPIHPSHSVLEENLQSHLKRCPFYKQAQSLLLQPYYQEGINAGKEQQGDQNFSSEMKRNAVHSMTPFQFSLLINKIKSLHASLCNDIRDSFKIPQACDIWTNRQVDRTLPFQEKHVMQQASILGNLEEFGVLKVKLETSVDDDDGVPAVVEFGAGRGYLTQVLTDCYGIDKILLVERKSYKLKADRSLRQKESVTLERLRIDIEDLKLDAVESLQGVPYLAIGKHLCGPATDMTLRCCIREQCDDSPSESTCPMIGLAIATCCHHLCQWKHYINKQYMLNSGISKDDFNAMTWFTSWAVDADHGSDLSGTDWSFDLQIRENEHVESDLNTYEVKDMVKNMKAVDRAVVGLMCKDIIDVGRFMWLKEHGLECELVKYVQSNISPENRLLVARQKS